The window ggaaaatttacaaaaatttCAACTTCATCAGGATTTACTGATCCAAATTTAAAAACATCACATGCTGTTATTGATTTAATCGAAGCTATAAGACCAAATACTGTTGATTATAATTTAGTACTTCCAGGAAATTCCAAAACTGTAAGTCATGTTGTTTATCAATTTAAGCTTTCAGTCAGATATCTTAAAGaataaaaaattgaaaaaagatATTCActcacaattaattgatcactgggtggtgatcaatgtcgtgtgtgtccagtacttcttagtgcagatcgaatgctatcgaccaagatGTATTATGGTCATTAGTCTaagtgcactatgttgagataagatggtggctggaggtagtcaacaggaaatcctgTACCCGtttttcgtgctacttggcactcatcagcaagctGTACCTGTAatgttgagggaactggtgctccctggtggaTTCGTTCCTGTGTCACCccgcttcacagtcagagacgttaccactgagctatccgataTTCATTTCAAAGGAGTAACTGTAAGGTGAAATACTTGTTagataatagaaaataaaaatggGATAAGTAtcaatcaaataaaacaatattatatCGTGAGTTTGTTGCCTCAAGAAGAGATAGACTCAATACTCTGACCTTATCTATTATTACATTTTCCCCtgttattttgtgttaaataataTAAACCTTTTTGAATTATTTAGCAATTTTAGagtttattcatttgatattaaATAAGATACTTATATCttaaataatatacatatatatatatttcaggaacaactcaCCAATGCTCAATATGCTATAACATTAGCTAGACGAATAGGTGCCACAGTTTATGCGATGCCAGAAGatttaattgaattaaaacATAAAATGATAATGACAATATTTGCTTGTTTAATGGCTgttgatttaaaacaaaatcGTAAAACTGTTAATTCTTGGAAACAAGTAGAGAAAATTGAGATTGTGGAGAATAGATCATTTCACAGTTCTACTCATTCAAGTAGAGAATCATTGGAGACTAAAAGTTATTTATACGTTGATACGAATTGTAAAGATAACTTGGAAGTTAATGACGGTAATAATGATGCTAATGACGTGGTAGAAGATAATGACGTCGGAAAACCTTGCTCAAAGCCTGTCCTTCTTAAAGATACACCTAGACCACCTCCAGAAAAAATGTTTGTGAAATCATTCAGAGTAAATTTATCAAGTTGCCGGAAATCACCAATCACTAGTTTAGATGATGCTAGACAATCATATTCACTATTAGGAGATCGTACTGAAGTTGATAGTTTAGATGGTTTAGTTACAGCTAATTTGGTTAAAGTAACTAACATGCGAACGATACCTACACCAAATCGTTCTCGATCTCCAATTAAGCATCATCATCATGGTATGAACTATCATTATACGAAGTCATCTTCACGATCATGGTCTCCTGTTGACTTACCAATCAACACTTCTAATAAAACATACacaaaatatgtgaatcaaCTTTCCAAATCAACACCTTCAGTTAATCAAGTTGGTCTCAATCATCCTCAGAAAAGTTTTTCCCCAGTGCTAACCAATAATAAACAACATTCACGTTCAGCAACACAAAGTCCAcacgaaaataaacaaaatactaCAGACAACCGTGATTCACCATTCACTACAGAGAAAGAATATATTGAAGAGAAAACAACTCATAGTACATTATATACACTAGTGTATCCAAAAGAACATTTTATAGATTTAAAACCATCTAGATACACCAATagtttaaacaatacaattaaaacaacatcagtcactaccactaccactacaaAAAATCGGCCACATGGAGGAGGTCGTTTATTTCTAGCTACTGGTGCAAAGAAAGATCTAATCATTTAATGAATGGTAGTTAATAACCTCGAACACTTTCTATTATCTAATCGAATTTCTTTCCCACTAATTACTTTAATTAATCAACctctttatatacatatatataacacaaGATTTGATTTGGTTGGATATTGGACGATTTTTCAAGACATATCCTTCCTATTGAAAACTCAATCCAAGAAAACCAGTAGagattttgattttgatgaaaaatgtttttcttttcttctctcATAACCAAAAAGAAAGTAAATTAACATGTTTAAcatcttttgttttaattaattactCGAAAAAAAGgtaataaaagtttattttattttgtgtgtgtgtgtgtatgtttaaTTCAGGCTTCTTTACTTTTTAAGTATGTAAGACATTGGTGACTGGGTTTATCAACGATTAAGAATAGCTGAACAACCAATGAAAACCAAAGAGCATTGCCTTTTATtcaatagaatatatatattatgaaaCATTGAATAGTTGTTTCGATTTCATATGGAATATTGTGTGTTTACTGAATGGGCAACTCAGTTATGCATATGAAACAGATAACCGACATTTTGAATCCTACTGGttctttaaataaaaagaatcTTCATGAGAACACACTGGTAACTGATTTCTAGTTGAGCCTCTTAAGATTTTAACAGTTAGCTATAAAGTGTTGAGTTAATCAAGTTGTTTTCTTAGATGATTTTGGGTAACTGATATGATGTATCCACTGCATACTTACAT of the Schistosoma haematobium chromosome 4, whole genome shotgun sequence genome contains:
- the PLS1_1 gene encoding phospholipid scramblase 1 (EggNog:ENOG410V55N~COG:Z), whose amino-acid sequence is MHENITLALNSARAIGCNVVNIGAGDIWNGTKHLLLGLLWQIIKIGLLKQINVVAHAELATLLEGEETINDFAKLSPEEILIRWVNYHLKGTDSGTRMENFSFDVRNSEVYAYLVEKIAPQEKKQYMHSARAILDAVDLVQRAEMVLQNAEQLNCRVFVRPEDIVSGSQKLNLAFLANLFHGYPALEKQPEVEVKVAEIEETREEKTYRNWINSLGFPNNVNYLFYDLVDGLILLRLFDSIQPHSVNWTEVHEPICDTPAKANFQCLENCNYVIKLGRQFGFSLVGVGGADLHDGKRIMTLALLWQLMRAYTLSLLTQLTEAEIAISGKLTNSNHGTSYPIEEMKIIEWANQKLINAGKFTKISTSSGFTDPNLKTSHAVIDLIEAIRPNTVDYNLVLPGNSKTEQLTNAQYAITLARRIGATVYAMPEDLIELKHKMIMTIFACLMAVDLKQNRKTVNSWKQVEKIEIVENRSFHSSTHSSRESLETKSYLYVDTNCKDNLEVNDGNNDANDVVEDNDVGKPCSKPVLLKDTPRPPPEKMFVKSFRVNLSSCRKSPITSLDDARQSYSLLGDRTEVDSLDGLVTANLVKVTNMRTIPTPNRSRSPIKHHHHGMNYHYTKSSSRSWSPVDLPINTSNKTYTKYVNQLSKSTPSVNQVGLNHPQKSFSPVLTNNKQHSRSATQSPHENKQNTTDNRDSPFTTEKEYIEEKTTHSTLYTLVYPKEHFIDLKPSRYTNSLNNTIKTTSVTTTTTTKNRPHGGGRLFLATGAKKDLII